One window of Mucilaginibacter inviolabilis genomic DNA carries:
- a CDS encoding NAD-dependent epimerase/dehydratase family protein — MKAKLRVIITGATGMVGEGVMHECLQHPNVEAVLLINRKSMGVTHPKLKEVIHRDFFGFSAIENELSGYNACYFCLGVSSVGIKADEYFRLTYTLTMHVGEILSKLNPGMTFCYISGAGTDSKEKGKGWAAVKGKTENDLMKLPFKQVFAFRPGFIKPIKGLSNTHNFYKYINWLFPIGRALYPAGFVTLQELAHAMINITENGYDKQVIEGKDIILLAKNR; from the coding sequence ATGAAAGCAAAATTAAGAGTGATTATAACCGGGGCCACCGGAATGGTGGGCGAGGGGGTGATGCATGAATGTTTACAGCATCCCAATGTGGAAGCCGTGCTGCTGATCAACCGAAAAAGCATGGGAGTTACACATCCCAAGCTTAAGGAGGTCATACACCGTGATTTTTTTGGTTTTTCGGCTATTGAAAATGAATTATCGGGTTATAATGCCTGCTATTTTTGTTTAGGGGTATCATCCGTAGGGATAAAAGCCGACGAATATTTCAGATTAACCTACACGCTAACCATGCACGTAGGCGAAATCTTGAGCAAACTCAACCCAGGTATGACCTTTTGTTATATTTCCGGAGCCGGAACCGACAGCAAGGAAAAGGGTAAAGGTTGGGCGGCTGTTAAAGGAAAAACCGAGAACGACTTGATGAAGCTTCCTTTCAAGCAAGTATTTGCCTTTCGCCCTGGCTTTATCAAACCGATAAAAGGCTTGTCGAACACACATAATTTTTATAAATACATCAACTGGCTGTTCCCTATTGGCAGGGCCTTGTATCCTGCTGGCTTTGTTACGTTGCAGGAGTTAGCCCATGCCATGATTAATATTACCGAAAATGGTTACGATAAGCAGGTTATAGAAGGAAAAGACATTATTTTGCTGGCTAAAAACCGGTAA
- a CDS encoding glycosyltransferase family 2 protein has translation MNFDTPQITVLMPAYNAGKYIADAIRSVLEQSFIDFELLIVNDGSTDDTADVINSFTDPRIVMIHQDNKGVSLALNTGLKYARAPYIARFDADDVCHPERLQLQYDFMVNNPDYSIIGSAADYMDMEGTYLFTSTPPATSSEDIQELASWVCPFMHPTVFYKKEVIVKAGGYNEYAYTYEDHFLWVSILKDQKACNFPQALIKHRLNPESITIDEKWRPRKFLKIKYSTLKSRVVTADEGAQLTAMGQKQQLRRVKHGAYYALCAKKLLVNNYHPQKARVHVAKAISVSPLRLDNYLLYTISFLPEKFIMWLHKLNSGRLAQ, from the coding sequence ATGAATTTTGACACACCTCAAATAACGGTTTTAATGCCTGCCTATAATGCAGGTAAATACATAGCCGATGCTATCCGGTCGGTACTGGAACAATCATTTATCGATTTTGAATTGCTGATTGTTAATGATGGCTCTACAGATGATACCGCTGATGTGATCAACTCCTTTACCGATCCCCGCATAGTGATGATACACCAGGATAACAAAGGTGTATCACTAGCCCTGAATACCGGGTTAAAATACGCCCGTGCCCCTTATATAGCCCGGTTTGATGCCGATGATGTGTGCCATCCGGAGCGCTTACAATTACAGTATGATTTTATGGTCAACAATCCCGATTACAGCATTATAGGCTCCGCTGCCGACTATATGGATATGGAGGGGACTTATCTTTTTACCTCCACCCCACCGGCAACCAGTAGTGAAGATATTCAGGAGCTGGCATCCTGGGTTTGCCCGTTTATGCACCCTACCGTGTTCTATAAAAAAGAGGTGATTGTAAAAGCAGGCGGTTATAATGAATATGCTTATACGTATGAGGATCATTTTTTATGGGTAAGTATCCTGAAAGATCAGAAGGCCTGCAACTTCCCGCAGGCGCTGATCAAGCACAGGCTAAACCCGGAATCCATCACCATCGACGAAAAATGGCGGCCGCGAAAATTTCTCAAAATAAAATACAGCACCCTCAAAAGCAGGGTTGTTACCGCTGATGAAGGCGCCCAGCTAACCGCCATGGGCCAAAAACAGCAACTGCGCCGGGTTAAGCACGGTGCCTATTATGCCTTGTGTGCCAAAAAGTTATTGGTTAACAATTATCATCCGCAAAAGGCAAGGGTTCATGTAGCCAAGGCCATTAGCGTATCGCCTTTACGGTTGGACAATTACCTGTTATATACCATCAGCTTTTTGCCCGAAAAATTCATTATGTGGTTGCATAAATTAAATTCAGGGAGGCTGGCACAATGA
- a CDS encoding PorP/SprF family type IX secretion system membrane protein: MRNPLKKAILFFAALLTGLVTFAQDHMYSQFFNSPVYLNPALNGQFPGDLRMNLIYRNQYTSVPGGFNYLTASIDYNIPRFGGGVGLLFTRGSEGAAGLVKNNIAGIYSYSVGSDDFVLSFGLQAGITNRSVNYSKLIFSDQIDPQFGYIPGAPTAAEPPLFDNRYYFDAGAGINLVVGDFNIGGALQHINRPNESFTGIPAKLPMRGTAHASYRLDLNPYANLDEDEKSFLIPSVILYKQASAQSINAGMQFKRKSINAGLWYRTGGSAGPSAVVLSLIFDIFIHHDGGEKLRLGVSHDAPFGGLNYSNTSGSSEGSIGYETTLPSRSDAYRKFEGSRRCYDFY, translated from the coding sequence ATGCGCAATCCCTTAAAAAAAGCTATTCTATTTTTCGCAGCGCTGCTAACAGGCCTGGTAACCTTTGCCCAGGATCATATGTATTCGCAGTTTTTTAATTCGCCGGTTTATCTTAACCCGGCATTGAACGGTCAGTTCCCCGGCGACCTGCGTATGAACCTCATTTACCGTAACCAGTATACATCGGTACCGGGTGGTTTTAATTACCTTACCGCCTCGATCGACTATAATATTCCCCGGTTTGGTGGTGGCGTAGGCTTATTGTTTACCCGTGGCAGCGAAGGCGCTGCCGGCCTTGTTAAAAATAATATAGCAGGTATTTATTCTTATAGCGTAGGTTCAGATGATTTTGTATTATCGTTTGGTTTACAGGCGGGTATTACCAATCGTTCTGTCAATTATAGTAAGCTGATATTCAGCGATCAGATCGACCCGCAATTTGGCTATATACCCGGCGCTCCTACCGCAGCAGAACCACCGCTTTTTGACAACCGATACTATTTTGATGCCGGTGCGGGTATCAACCTGGTGGTGGGTGATTTTAATATCGGGGGCGCTTTACAACATATTAACCGGCCAAATGAGTCATTTACCGGTATTCCGGCCAAATTACCCATGAGGGGCACGGCGCATGCCAGTTACCGGCTTGACCTGAACCCCTATGCCAACCTGGATGAAGACGAAAAATCATTCCTGATTCCTTCCGTTATCTTATACAAACAAGCCAGTGCACAATCTATCAATGCCGGCATGCAGTTTAAGCGGAAAAGTATTAACGCGGGCCTGTGGTATCGCACCGGCGGATCGGCAGGGCCAAGCGCCGTAGTACTCTCGCTGATATTCGACATATTCATCCACCACGACGGCGGCGAAAAGCTGCGTTTAGGTGTAAGTCATGATGCTCCTTTCGGTGGGCTAAATTACAGCAACACCAGCGGATCATCAGAGGGAAGTATCGGGTATGAAACTACGCTCCCATCCCGCTCGGATGCCTACCGTAAATTTGAGGGATCACGGCGCTGTTATGATTTTTATTGA
- a CDS encoding O-antigen ligase family protein, whose product MKQLLLINDTPANRISYYHVLLLMASLPFDMFYSHIILISFTLHTLIHLDKSRVKSLRSFKLLILPSVLFITIIATIYSINPKAAFNEWTLRIPLLLFPVVFLLNGLDWKKYRENLLMGFSLVCALTVFYLFTMVLITVRFYHMPLRAVFGEGFTNHNFSGPLKIHATFFSFQLVISLVYLLSVLIRGVTSKWLRNIYIISCLILISGMIQLSSKSILIILFVAVNVVLPLYLLQGKQRRRYMITGWLITVTGIVAILSISTFRDRYVTLLKEDVSTDKTLPRNSDSRFERWRVAAARIKDRPLLGYGSGSEVSLLKDDFYNAKMYSSYLNGLNSHNQYISFVLKSGVWGLAVYILTLIYGFKIAFKRKDVLFISFMLIIAVVSVSENVLDVDKGVMFYSFFFSFFMFSAPDYETIISEEQKADEYLIPLATNVLAVTS is encoded by the coding sequence ATGAAGCAATTGTTGCTTATTAATGATACACCAGCCAACAGGATAAGCTATTACCATGTGCTCTTGCTTATGGCAAGCCTGCCTTTTGATATGTTTTACAGCCATATCATTCTTATTAGTTTTACACTGCATACGCTCATTCATCTGGATAAAAGCAGGGTGAAATCATTGCGCTCTTTTAAATTGCTGATATTGCCCTCCGTTTTGTTTATTACCATCATTGCCACCATTTATAGCATCAACCCAAAAGCTGCTTTTAATGAATGGACTTTGCGTATCCCGCTCTTACTGTTCCCGGTTGTGTTCCTGCTCAATGGCCTCGATTGGAAAAAATACCGGGAAAACTTGCTGATGGGGTTTTCGCTGGTATGCGCGTTAACGGTTTTTTACCTGTTCACGATGGTTTTGATTACCGTCAGGTTTTATCATATGCCTTTACGGGCTGTTTTCGGTGAAGGGTTTACCAATCATAATTTCTCGGGTCCATTAAAAATTCACGCTACTTTTTTCTCTTTTCAGCTGGTTATCTCACTGGTTTATCTTTTGTCTGTTTTGATCAGGGGAGTAACATCCAAATGGTTAAGAAATATATATATCATCAGTTGCCTTATCCTGATAAGCGGGATGATTCAGTTGAGTTCCAAATCAATATTGATTATCCTGTTTGTAGCTGTAAATGTGGTACTGCCGCTATACCTGTTACAAGGAAAACAGCGCCGGCGATACATGATTACCGGATGGTTGATCACTGTAACCGGTATCGTCGCTATTTTAAGCATTTCAACTTTTAGAGATCGCTACGTAACCCTCCTGAAAGAAGACGTTTCGACGGATAAAACCCTACCCCGGAACTCTGATTCGCGTTTTGAACGCTGGCGGGTTGCTGCCGCGCGGATAAAAGACAGACCCTTATTAGGGTACGGTTCAGGCTCGGAAGTTAGCCTGCTGAAGGACGATTTTTACAACGCCAAAATGTACAGCTCCTATCTCAACGGACTAAACTCCCACAATCAGTATATCAGTTTCGTTTTGAAATCGGGTGTATGGGGATTGGCTGTTTATATACTGACACTGATTTATGGCTTTAAGATAGCCTTTAAAAGAAAAGATGTGCTATTCATCAGTTTTATGCTGATCATAGCTGTGGTGTCGGTAAGCGAAAACGTACTGGATGTAGATAAAGGTGTGATGTTTTACAGCTTTTTCTTTTCCTTTTTTATGTTCTCTGCTCCTGATTATGAAACCATTATCAGTGAGGAGCAAAAAGCTGATGAATATTTAATTCCGCTGGCAACCAACGTATTGGCTGTTACGTCATAA
- a CDS encoding glycosyltransferase family 4 protein, whose amino-acid sequence MIKVAFITRSTIYTVPGGDTIQAVQTARHLTEMGITADIRLANESIHYNHYDLLHFFNLTRPADILYHSQKAGKPYVVSTILCNYGEYDKYHRKGMGRLLRYLSTDTIEYLKSIARYLLGRDSLASLSYTWLGQRKSIKNILSRAAMILPNSESEYNRVIESYERKVKHLVVPNGADQNMFQYDPEIKKDEKLVICAARIEGIKNQLNLIRALNNTPYRLLLIGTHAPNQLAYYQECREIAAENVGFIDHIPQQELVKYYRRAKVHILPSWFETTGLSSIEAALMGCNIVTSDKGDVREYFADDAFYCDPSSPESILAAVEKASTTPYNENLRHRILKQYTWKQAASQTLKAYQSVL is encoded by the coding sequence ATGATCAAAGTAGCATTTATAACCAGGTCTACTATATATACCGTACCCGGCGGCGATACTATCCAGGCAGTACAAACGGCGCGTCACTTAACAGAAATGGGCATTACGGCCGATATCAGGCTGGCTAATGAAAGTATCCATTACAATCATTACGACCTCCTACATTTCTTTAATCTTACCCGCCCGGCCGATATTTTGTACCATAGCCAAAAGGCCGGTAAGCCTTACGTGGTATCAACCATTTTGTGCAACTATGGCGAGTATGATAAATACCACCGCAAAGGCATGGGCAGGCTACTGCGCTACCTGTCGACTGATACAATCGAGTATCTTAAATCCATAGCGCGTTACCTGCTGGGGCGCGATAGTCTGGCGAGTTTATCTTATACCTGGCTTGGTCAGCGTAAGAGCATCAAGAACATATTGAGCCGGGCGGCCATGATACTGCCCAATTCAGAGTCGGAATATAACCGGGTGATCGAATCCTACGAACGCAAGGTAAAACACTTGGTGGTACCCAACGGTGCCGACCAGAATATGTTCCAGTACGACCCGGAGATTAAAAAGGATGAGAAGCTGGTGATATGCGCCGCTCGAATTGAGGGTATTAAAAATCAGTTAAACCTGATACGGGCATTAAACAACACCCCCTACCGCTTATTGCTCATCGGCACACATGCCCCCAATCAACTGGCGTATTATCAGGAATGCCGTGAAATAGCCGCCGAAAACGTAGGTTTTATCGATCATATCCCCCAGCAGGAACTGGTAAAATATTATCGCCGGGCCAAAGTACATATCCTGCCAAGCTGGTTTGAAACTACCGGACTAAGCTCGATTGAAGCCGCACTGATGGGTTGTAATATCGTTACCAGTGATAAAGGTGATGTACGCGAGTATTTTGCCGACGACGCTTTTTATTGCGACCCATCATCGCCCGAAAGTATACTGGCTGCTGTTGAAAAGGCCAGCACAACCCCTTATAATGAAAACTTAAGGCACCGCATATTAAAACAATACACCTGGAAACAGGCGGCATCACAAACATTAAAAGCATATCAATCAGTATTATAG
- a CDS encoding REP-associated tyrosine transposase has protein sequence MSDQYRVRNPEEVYFVTFTIVDWVDIFTRPAYKQLIIESLIYCQQQKGLEVYGYCLMTNHLHLLVSTKHPAILPDIIRDFKKYTSKEIVKLIQDEPESRRDWILYRFQYHTKYSSRVQDYKVWQDGYHGIACDNASILSQKLDYIHNNPVRAGIVIIPEYYQYSSAANYAGEEGMMNVVLLDFGFAF, from the coding sequence ATGTCAGATCAATACCGTGTCAGAAATCCTGAAGAAGTTTATTTCGTTACTTTCACCATTGTTGATTGGGTTGACATCTTCACCAGACCAGCATATAAGCAACTTATAATCGAATCTTTAATTTACTGTCAACAACAAAAGGGACTGGAGGTTTATGGATATTGTTTGATGACAAATCATTTGCACCTGCTTGTTTCTACCAAACACCCCGCTATTTTACCAGACATTATTCGCGATTTTAAAAAATACACCAGTAAGGAGATAGTTAAGCTAATACAAGACGAACCCGAAAGTCGTAGAGATTGGATCCTTTATCGATTTCAATACCATACAAAATATAGTAGTCGTGTGCAGGATTACAAAGTATGGCAAGATGGCTATCACGGAATAGCGTGCGACAACGCCAGCATACTTTCACAGAAGCTGGATTATATTCATAATAATCCTGTGCGCGCCGGTATTGTTATTATACCTGAGTATTATCAATATAGTTCGGCTGCAAATTATGCTGGTGAAGAGGGAATGATGAATGTAGTATTATTAGATTTTGGGTTCGCGTTTTAA
- a CDS encoding oligosaccharide flippase family protein, whose protein sequence is MKKRLIQNLSANTLQLVINQLFGVLMFYVLSVNLSKDNFGLINLALTVVFTAFNILSFGIDQTVVKKVAHGDDARGVLSIYIFHVVFTGILFYGILLLGKLFFTGDTLLYRLILFVGAGKLMIFFSTPLKQVSGGMERFKLQAYMLVVSNIVRGSALVVLAVTHLLSINHILWIFIAGDTLEFLFSVYLFKRYIGIFIAPRWNKAEYGLLVKQSLPQVGVVLITSALARFDWLFIGFMVSAIKLAEYSFAYKVFEISTLPLLAIAPLLIPRFTQLFKDESYTGDNLKLLIRVEMIIATFTALLLNMCWNPLIDQITGGKYGAVNNSTIFILSLCLPFIYLMNFFWTIYFVQNRLKMILQVFLVTFGVNVIGDLVLIPFFKNEGAAIAFLASCVVQAVLFSSKNKLSELNGSLLVLLKCTACALISGILAKFLFQNFWLALLVSVFFYFMALAIIRQIKIAEYKNFRKILGK, encoded by the coding sequence ATGAAAAAAAGGCTGATCCAAAATCTTTCGGCCAATACACTACAATTGGTCATTAACCAATTGTTTGGGGTATTGATGTTTTATGTGCTCTCAGTAAATCTATCAAAAGATAATTTCGGCCTCATCAACCTGGCGCTTACCGTAGTATTTACCGCGTTCAATATACTTTCTTTTGGTATCGATCAAACGGTAGTTAAAAAAGTAGCCCATGGCGATGATGCCCGTGGTGTACTATCCATCTATATATTCCATGTAGTTTTTACCGGGATCTTATTTTATGGGATCCTGTTATTGGGTAAACTATTTTTTACAGGTGATACCTTACTTTACCGGCTTATTTTATTTGTAGGTGCAGGCAAGCTCATGATCTTCTTTTCCACTCCACTGAAACAGGTATCCGGAGGGATGGAGCGATTTAAGCTGCAAGCTTATATGCTGGTGGTATCAAATATAGTAAGGGGCAGCGCTTTGGTGGTATTGGCAGTAACACATTTGCTAAGTATTAACCATATTTTATGGATATTTATAGCTGGTGATACATTGGAGTTTTTATTCAGCGTTTACCTGTTCAAAAGATATATTGGCATATTCATCGCACCCCGGTGGAATAAAGCAGAATACGGTTTGTTGGTCAAACAATCCTTGCCGCAGGTGGGTGTTGTTCTGATCACTTCGGCGCTGGCCAGGTTCGATTGGCTGTTCATTGGCTTTATGGTATCGGCTATAAAACTGGCCGAATATAGTTTCGCCTACAAAGTATTTGAGATATCTACCCTGCCCCTGCTGGCTATAGCGCCCTTATTGATACCCAGGTTTACCCAATTGTTTAAAGATGAAAGCTATACTGGCGATAACCTGAAACTGTTAATTAGGGTGGAGATGATTATCGCCACTTTTACGGCTTTGCTGTTAAACATGTGCTGGAATCCGCTTATTGATCAGATTACCGGGGGGAAATATGGCGCTGTAAACAACAGTACTATTTTTATCCTGTCGTTATGCCTGCCGTTCATATACCTCATGAACTTTTTCTGGACGATATATTTTGTACAAAACCGTTTAAAAATGATCCTGCAGGTTTTCCTGGTTACCTTTGGTGTAAATGTTATAGGCGATCTTGTGCTGATACCCTTTTTTAAAAATGAAGGTGCGGCGATTGCTTTCCTGGCATCATGCGTTGTACAGGCTGTTTTATTCAGCTCAAAAAATAAACTCAGCGAATTGAATGGCAGTCTGCTTGTTTTATTAAAATGCACCGCCTGCGCACTTATCAGTGGCATATTGGCTAAATTTCTATTCCAAAACTTCTGGCTGGCTTTACTAGTCTCGGTGTTTTTTTACTTTATGGCTTTAGCAATTATCCGCCAGATCAAAATTGCAGAGTATAAAAATTTCCGTAAAATATTGGGTAAATAG
- a CDS encoding glycosyltransferase family 2 protein: MVPVSVVIITKNEAEMIGRSMKMLRQLTDDIVVIDNDSTDHTVDISVENGCRVYQKSWDGYGANKNKGIALARYNWILSIDADEIPDSALLTSINQLKLDDCDTVYDIPFKAYYGNKPINFGNWGRDHHIRLFNRTRVKWSEPPVHETLVMPQNMRIQKLSGHLHHYSVKNVQEHETKIVHYAQLSALKYLQSGKKASLVKLYLAPLFHFVKAYVFLLGFLDGKEGWNIARMAFKNTWLKYYYLHKAKRNPIQKKNFYEAPVMAYEFKANAHTE; the protein is encoded by the coding sequence ATGGTACCAGTTTCAGTTGTGATCATCACCAAAAACGAAGCCGAAATGATAGGCCGCAGCATGAAGATGCTCAGGCAGCTAACCGACGATATTGTTGTGATTGATAACGATAGTACCGATCATACCGTTGATATTTCGGTAGAGAACGGTTGCCGGGTTTATCAGAAAAGCTGGGACGGCTATGGAGCCAATAAAAACAAAGGTATCGCACTTGCGCGGTATAACTGGATATTGAGTATTGATGCCGACGAAATTCCTGATTCGGCCCTGCTTACATCTATCAATCAATTGAAGCTAGACGATTGCGACACCGTTTATGATATACCTTTTAAAGCTTATTACGGCAACAAACCCATCAACTTTGGCAACTGGGGCCGCGATCATCATATCCGGTTATTTAACCGTACCAGGGTTAAATGGTCCGAACCACCAGTGCATGAAACCTTGGTTATGCCGCAAAACATGCGTATTCAAAAGTTGAGCGGTCATTTGCACCACTATTCGGTTAAAAACGTACAGGAACACGAAACCAAGATTGTTCATTACGCCCAACTGAGTGCTTTAAAATATCTGCAAAGCGGCAAAAAAGCCAGCCTGGTAAAATTATACCTTGCCCCTTTGTTTCATTTTGTAAAAGCTTATGTATTTTTATTAGGTTTTTTAGATGGCAAAGAAGGCTGGAACATTGCCCGGATGGCCTTTAAAAACACCTGGTTAAAATATTATTACCTGCATAAAGCCAAACGGAATCCCATTCAAAAGAAAAACTTTTATGAAGCACCTGTTATGGCATACGAATTTAAAGCCAATGCCCATACCGAATAA
- a CDS encoding TetR/AcrR family transcriptional regulator, producing MDKSASILSTALKLFVQYGFHGTPTSKIASEAGVSNGTLFHYFNTKDELVVALYNQTKEELNTYLFEKINQGETFKDKFRNMFVYSLKWGVTRPEEFFFLQQFHFSPHLALVPAEDIAKHSRQHTQLLEGAVQAGIFKNLPTELIATLAWSQINGMYEFLVKCDLCADKKEQIINEAFDLTWSMLINPA from the coding sequence ATGGATAAGTCAGCCTCAATTCTTTCAACAGCTCTAAAGTTGTTTGTACAATATGGTTTTCATGGTACGCCTACCAGTAAAATAGCCAGTGAAGCCGGTGTGTCAAATGGTACGCTGTTTCATTATTTTAACACCAAGGACGAGCTGGTAGTGGCCCTTTACAACCAAACAAAAGAGGAGCTGAACACCTACCTGTTTGAAAAGATTAACCAGGGCGAAACTTTTAAGGATAAGTTCAGGAATATGTTTGTGTACTCATTAAAATGGGGAGTTACACGTCCGGAAGAGTTCTTTTTTCTCCAACAATTCCATTTTTCGCCGCATCTGGCTTTGGTTCCTGCCGAGGATATAGCCAAACATTCCCGGCAGCACACGCAACTTTTGGAGGGTGCTGTACAGGCCGGAATATTTAAAAATCTACCAACCGAGCTGATCGCCACGCTTGCCTGGAGCCAGATCAACGGGATGTACGAGTTCCTGGTGAAGTGCGATCTATGCGCCGACAAAAAGGAACAAATCATTAACGAAGCATTTGATCTCACCTGGTCTATGTTAATCAACCCCGCATAA
- a CDS encoding DUF1972 domain-containing protein → MKLRITILGTRGIPNYYGGFEHISEYVSAGLVKRGHSVTVYNSHNHPYTQDSWNGVEIKHCYDPEYLIGTAGQFIYDMNCLLDARKNNFDVVLIMGYTSSSVWGRLYPKNSTIITNMDGMEWKRSKYSKPVQQFLKYAEKLAVKYSHYYVADSRVIKSYLADKYNISSEYIPYGADVYSDQEREQYDFNEAMKEDYFLLMARMEPENNIETILDGFNRSNSNRKFKVLGDTGNRFGKYITNKFNNDERIEFKGAIFDTPKVRSLQNNSYLYFHGHSVGGTNPSLLEAMASEALIAAHNNPFNKSVLNTDAFYFSNAGEVQELVETVQRKDPEKSMVMNNLHKIQDQFNWERVIDQYEEFIVESYKHANHEAIVAY, encoded by the coding sequence ATGAAATTACGCATAACCATTTTAGGAACCCGGGGCATCCCCAATTATTACGGCGGATTTGAGCATATATCTGAGTATGTATCGGCCGGTTTGGTAAAACGCGGGCACTCGGTAACTGTTTACAATTCGCACAACCACCCCTACACCCAGGACAGCTGGAACGGTGTGGAAATAAAACACTGCTACGATCCGGAATACCTGATTGGTACCGCCGGACAATTCATCTATGATATGAACTGCCTGCTGGATGCCCGTAAAAATAACTTTGATGTGGTGCTGATTATGGGATATACCAGCAGCTCGGTTTGGGGTAGGTTGTATCCAAAAAATAGCACTATCATCACCAATATGGATGGTATGGAGTGGAAACGGTCGAAATACTCCAAACCGGTACAGCAATTTTTAAAATATGCCGAAAAGCTGGCCGTAAAATACAGTCATTATTATGTGGCCGATTCCAGGGTGATCAAATCATACCTGGCCGATAAGTACAACATCAGCAGTGAATACATCCCCTACGGAGCCGATGTGTACTCGGATCAGGAACGTGAACAGTACGACTTTAACGAGGCTATGAAAGAAGATTATTTCCTGCTGATGGCGCGTATGGAGCCCGAAAATAATATCGAAACCATTTTAGATGGCTTTAACAGAAGTAATTCCAACAGAAAGTTCAAGGTATTAGGTGATACGGGCAACCGCTTTGGCAAATACATCACCAACAAATTTAATAACGACGAGCGCATAGAATTTAAAGGGGCTATTTTTGATACCCCAAAAGTACGGTCGCTGCAAAATAACTCCTACCTGTATTTTCATGGGCATAGCGTTGGCGGTACCAATCCGTCCCTGCTGGAAGCCATGGCCAGCGAAGCGCTGATAGCCGCACACAACAACCCTTTCAATAAATCGGTACTGAATACCGACGCTTTTTATTTCTCCAATGCAGGTGAAGTACAGGAGCTGGTGGAAACCGTGCAGCGGAAAGACCCAGAAAAAAGTATGGTAATGAATAACCTCCATAAGATACAGGATCAGTTTAATTGGGAACGGGTGATTGATCAGTATGAGGAATTTATTGTAGAAAGCTATAAACATGCCAATCATGAAGCAATTGTTGCTTATTAA
- a CDS encoding RNA polymerase sigma factor gives MGEAELQQLIAGCLQQSRKDQKMLYKAFYGFAMSICLRYAGNRYEAAEIMNQGFLKVFTNLHKYDTGRPFIAWVGRIMMNTSVDYYRSNLKLSLNDDLDAAEDIGHDELPDQKLNYDDLLGMIQQLPNAYRTVFNLFAIEGFSHEEIAAQLGISTGTSKSNLFKAREKLKTMVLNSGRLPDSGSEDIRHKIIAIGAMSVGLSHLIELILR, from the coding sequence ATGGGAGAAGCGGAACTACAACAACTTATTGCGGGCTGCTTGCAGCAAAGCCGAAAGGATCAGAAAATGCTTTATAAGGCATTTTACGGCTTTGCTATGAGCATATGTTTGCGATATGCCGGTAACCGTTATGAAGCTGCGGAGATCATGAATCAGGGTTTTTTAAAAGTATTCACTAATTTGCACAAATATGATACGGGGCGCCCGTTCATTGCCTGGGTTGGCCGTATTATGATGAATACTTCGGTTGATTATTACAGGAGCAACCTGAAACTATCGCTCAATGATGATCTGGATGCTGCCGAAGATATAGGTCATGATGAACTACCCGACCAGAAACTAAATTATGATGATCTGCTGGGCATGATACAGCAGCTGCCAAATGCTTACCGTACCGTATTTAACTTGTTTGCTATTGAAGGTTTCTCGCACGAAGAAATAGCAGCCCAGTTAGGCATCAGCACAGGTACATCAAAATCAAACCTATTTAAAGCGCGGGAAAAACTAAAAACAATGGTACTTAACTCCGGCCGTTTGCCGGACAGTGGTTCTGAAGATATACGGCATAAAATTATTGCCATAGGTGCGATGAGCGTTGGACTATCACACTTGATTGAATTAATATTGCGATGA